The Alphaproteobacteria bacterium US3C007 genomic interval GAATATGGCGCAAAGCCGCCAACGCATCTGGAAATCCCACGCGAAACGCTGTGATAAACAGCAAAAGCAGCACCAATTCGCTTAACCAAGGACGCAACGCCATCGCAGTTTCGGGCAGCGCCAAACCTGCGCATAAGCCTGCCACAAGAACAAAGCGCCCATGGCGTGCCAATTGACCAAGCGCGCCAAGCATCCGGCTTATCCGCTGGGTCGCTGGCGGATATTTTCGGGCAACCAAGTCGCCAATTCGGGAAAGATCACCAAAATCACCACCATCAGCAACATAAGGCCAACCATCGGGATCGCGGTTCTGGCGATATAGCCAATTTCATGACGGGTCATTCCTTGCAGCACAAAGAGGTTAAACCCGATCGGAGGCGTGACTTGCGCGGTTTCGATCACAACAACAAGGAAGATACCGAACCAGATAACATCTATTCCAGCCGCGCGGATCATTGGTTCAACGATCGCCATAGTCAGCACCACCGAAGAGAGCCCATCCATAAACATCCCCAAAATGAGATAAAAAACCGTTAAAACGGCGATTAAGGCCACCGGAGACAGGTTATAGCTGTCAATCATTTCGGCAAGCGCGCGCGGCAGGCCCGTAAAGCCCATTGACAGGGATAGAAATGCCGCGCCCATCAAGATAAACGCGATCATCGCAGAGGTTTTTGTCGCGCCCATTGTCTAGCCCCCTATACTCGCCCATTGAGTTTTGGTTTCTCTAATAAGGTTTCTGGGACGGGTGGGCGCATGTTTAATGCGTGATGAGGTCTGATCTGGTTGTATTGCCTGAGCCAAACATTGATAGCGACCTGGGCTTGCCGTGTGGTGTGGAACCATTCAGCGTTTAGCACTTCTTTTCGCAAGGTGCCGTTAAAGCGTTCGTTGTATCCATTTTCCCAAGGGCTGCCCGGATAGATTTGCATTGGTTTGATACCGATCCTCTTCAGCCAGTCCTGTAGATGCGTGGCAATGAACTCGGGTCCGTTGTCAGAGCGAATAAACTCTGGCTTACCATGTTTAATCAGCAGCGGGTGCAGTGTCTCCAAAACGTCGTTCGCATTCATTTTGGATCGCACTGCCACGTAGAGCGCTTCACGGGTATATTCATCTAGAACCGTGAGCATTTTATAGCTGCACCCATTGCTAAGCTTATCGTGCACAAAGTCGATCGCCCAAATATGGTTGGGATGTGTGGGCCGCAGCCTGATGATGGAGCTGTCTTTGTGATAAAGCCGTTTGCGCTTCTTGTGCCGGCGCGGCAGCTGTAAACCTTCTTCGTTCCATAAGCGCTCGATCCTCTTGTGGTTAACACGCCAGCCTTCCATGCGCAGCAGGGCTGTGACTTTCCTATAACCATACCACCCATACTGTTTGGCCAGCCGGATCATCGCCAAGCGTAGTTTGGTATCATCTACTTGTTTGGCTTGATAGCGCAGACTTGAGCGGGCTACATCCAGAACAGCGCAAGCACGCCGCTCAGAAATATCCAGCTTTTGACGCGTATGAATAACAGCCTGACGAAGCTGAGCCCGCGTCAGGCCCGTGGCTTTAGATGATCAAGGCTCTCCTTCAGGATCACCTTGTCTAACTGCAAGTCAGCGACGATCTTCTTCAAGCGCTCGTTTTCTTTCTTGAGCGATTTCATCTCTGAAACCTGTGAACGAGAAAGGCCTCCAAACTTCTTACGCCAGTAATAATAACTCTTATCTGAAATCCCAGCTTTGCGACACGCACTCACAACGTCCAAACCATCGTGCAAATGAACATCAATCTCGCGCAATAACTTCAACACATCTTCATCAGAATAACGCTTCCGAGCCATGTTTCCTTACTCCCTATGCCAAAATATACTGGCACAGTTCTAGGGGGCTAAGACACAATATACTTGGTCATTCTAAATTATCTTTCTGTTCTTAATACACAAATAAAAAACACCTCAGGAAAGGCTCCTAAGGCGGGGTTAAAGCGTAAGCTGTAAGGGGTAATGCGTAAGTCGTAATACTTAATTCGTAATATATAATATATAAGGGTTTGGGTGTTCCCAACGCCCTGTCAGCTTAGAACAAACTACACTACAATTTATTCTTTATCGTCTGCTATTAGAGCTGTCTTTATTTCCATAGCTTTGGGATATTTTTTCTATGTCTTTAGGGTTGCTCTCTGATGCCCCCTTTAAGCACTTCCTTTTTTGATACCCGTCTTATGGTTAGCTCTTAAGCTGCCTCCTCGTGCCACTCTGGGGCACTCTTAAAGATCAAGCTGAAACTACATAAACTATGTTGCAGCCTTATTGAGAGTGTTGCCAATAGGTGACTACCTCAGCTTTCTCAATTGTAAAACTGTAAACGAATCGCTTCCAACGCTATGTTTCGCCTCTGTAGGAGTTGAATTATGTTTGTTCATAGCAAAGATGGAAGCCAGTTCTTGGGTTTTAGAAAATCACCTTTAGGCAGGTTTCAAATGGTTTATGACTGGGACAGTCTTAAGCGCGAAGTGTATGATGTCGAGACTCCAAATGTTTCTAAAGTTGTCCTAGAAAAAGCAATGAAGAACGCCATCGAAGCGCGGCATGTCATGCCCGCCTTGATTGACTCTTTAACTGCTCAAAACATCGTCTTGAAACAAAAATATTAACTGCCCACTTCTTACTTGATCGTGCTGAGCTTGGGTAGCAAATGAGATGCGGGTAATTTTAACTAAAGCTCTGATAGAGAACACTCAGGTTGACCTTTCTAAGGTACGGCTCAGTCTTGGCGATGAGTTAAAGATAAACTTTGCAGAAGACGGCTTATATTATTTGTATTTTCAAGTGAATAGAGGCTGGATAATGAGAATGTTTAGATCTCGTAAATGGAAATTACTCGGTAACCTATCAGATACCGATGGTGATTTGATTACCTCACAATTAAAAGGTGCTAAAAAAGCACGCGTGAGAATAGTCGATCTTTCCTCAAAACTATTATCAAAAAATAGACTGGACGCAGTGTATATTTCAGTTTGGATAGGCTGAGTAATTGTTACCACACTTTCTGCATATGCTCTCGCATGACGTCTAGGGCATAGCCTGAGCCATAGTTCGCAGCGACTGTGTTAGAGCCATGCCCTAGGATGGCCATGGATATAGCCTCCGGGCAGCCCGTGTTCCTCAGCTTGTCCTTCATGCGGTGGCGTAGTGAATGCATCGTAAGCTTTTTATCTGTTATAACTGTCCTAAGGCGCTTCATGAGCATAGCAGAGGCAGCATCATTGCCACGAGGGCGAGCGTAGTTGGGGAATATAGCCTCCCCATCTTCCTTGCCTTTCCTGTGCTCCTGCAATGTCTCTGCTGCTCTGTGGCTCAGTGGGAGTGTTCTATGTGATCCCTTCGTCTTGAGACCTCGGATGTTGTTGGGACGTATGGTTACTGAACGCTCCTGCAGGTCCACGTCTTGGACTTCTAGCCCTACAATCTCCGACAGCCTTGCACCTGTATCTATCAAGGTGATGAAGAGTGCCCAGGCAAGCGGGTCATTCTGATAGCAGGGAGTTGCTATGGTGATATGCTCGTCACTCAGCGGATGCCTGTCCTCGACGCTCGCCCCTGCCCCTTTTATCTTAAGCCCGTTGAACACGTTTGGGATGGTAAGGCTATGCTCTGTAATCACGTAGTTCACGGCTGCCTTTACGACGGCCACATTCCTCAACACCGAGTTGGGCTTCATCCGCTCCAGTAAGTGGTCCCGAAAGGCATTGGCATCTGCTCTGGTAATCTCCGCCAGGCTCCCCTTTTCCAGCTTATGCTCTCCCAGGCTGCTTTTAAGGTCTTTGCGCAGCTTCTTGATACGCAGGGCAGCATCTTTATCTCTCACCCCTTCCCCGGCTTTATAGGCTGCATAGTCACTTAAGGCTGTATCCAGTGTCATGGGCGGCGACTGCAGCTTGCCGTTGTAGACTTGCTTCACCACCTCCTAAGGCAGTTTGCCCTTGATAGTCTTTGCAAGTTCATTCAGCGCATAGTCTTCAGGACTATACTCAACCACCTGCCCCGCGCTGACCATATCCGCAACTTCCTCGCCCAGCGCTGCTCTGATAAACGCCAGGGCTCGTTCATTGGCGGGCATCGTCTCTTCTGCTGCAAACAGCTGCTCTATTTCCGAGTGCACTTTGGGAAGGGCGTTCATCGCCTCTGAGTAGCTCTCCCCCAGTTGCCTGTAGAGTGTATCCTTTCCAATCAAGTGTCTGAGCTTTTTAGGGACGTTTCTTTTATAGCGATACGAGCCGTTCTGGCGTCTAAAAACATAGGCGGGGAGTTTTGGCATCTTGGAGTCCATCTCATAGTTTTGAATCTAACTGTGAGACGGATCAACCCTCTTTGCCTGTCCAGCTTTGACAAAATACAGCAAAATCTGACCGAGTGGTCCCAAAAGCGGTCTACGGCAACTCATCCGGCGACTTCAGTTTTCTACTTTTCTAAGAACCTCCGCCTGTAGATGATGATCTAATAGAGCAGTGCATTTGACGGCGTGCTTTAGCTTTACTTATAGTAAACCGTACATCGAGAATGAGAGTTCGACTAAAATGCAAAATTCCGGAGGACTGCGATCTGCCTTTCCATTTCTGCTTCCCGCACTTGTATCTCTTTTTCTGGTTGGGTTAGTTCCTCTCGCTGTCGTATTCTTTTATTCGCTTCATGACACCTTCGGCGGGAACATGTTTTTCTGGGTTGGGGGGCAATGGTTCTATCGAGTTATAAGTTCGCAGGAATTTTATGCGGCACTACTGCGGAGTTTCAGCTTTTCCGTTTTGATACTCTCGATTCAGATACCGCTGGGCATCTATATTGCTCTGAAAATGCCACGGTCAGGAACCCTTGTTGCAGCAGCCCTTATTCTTTTAACAATTCCAATGCTCACCCCAAAAATTGTGGTTGGATATCTGTGGAAGGTAATGGTTCAACCTGAAAACGGGCTTATTACTCAGGCTTTCGCCGAAGTTGGTGTGATGTTGGATATGAATAATGTCTTTTGGACGTGGACAATTTTGATCCTAATGGACCTTTGGCATTGGACAGGGCTTGTGGTCCTTCTTTGTTATGCGCGATTGAGAACCATACCTGATGCCCAATACCAGGCGGCCTCCATTGATGGAGCATCCCGCTGGAGCGTTTTTCGGAATATAGAGCTGCCCAAAATGAGGCTCGTGCTAGCCATCGCATTTTTGCTTAGGTTTATGGACAGTTTTACGATGTATACTGAAGCTTACGTTGTCACACGCGGAGGACCTGGTGTCAGCACCGTCTTTCTGTCTCACGAACTCGTGCAAACGGGCCTTATCCAGTTTGATTTGGGAGAAGCCGGAGCAATGGCGGTGATTTATTTCGTCATAGTTGTGTTAATCTCTGCTCTTTTTTACAGGATAATTTTGCCTTCACCCCTTAAGAATGCAGGCAAATGACAACACGATTTTCCTTAGCACCAGCAAGCTTTTTCTTTTTGGTACTTGTGCCAATCTACTGGATGATCGCAGTTAGCCTTCAGAAACCTGATAGTTTGGCAGGTTCCATTCAGCTTGTGCCTGCAGATCCGACTTTTTCAAATTTCTTATTTATATTGACTGAACCTGATTGGTATTGGGGTTATATAAACGCATTGACTTATGTTTCACTGAATGTCGCGATCTCGGTCTGTGTAGCCATACCGGCAGCTTATGCCTTTTCACGATTTCGGTTTGTAGGACATGGGTTGTTGTTTTTCTCGCTCTTAATGTTTCGGATGATGGTGCCGGCCATCCTACTTGTACCATTCGTCCAGATATTTTCTGCGCTGAATATGATTGATACTTATCTGGCAGTTGCGCTGGCACATTGCTTTTTCAGCGTCCCCATCGCAATTTGGATACTTGAAGGGTTTATCTCGGCAATTCCCGTCGAAGTGGACGAAAGCGCAAAAGTAGATGGGTTTAGCACTTTCAGGTTTTTTCGCCACATCCTGTTGCCAATGATCGCGCCTGGTGTGGCAACGGCGGCGTTCTTTTGCTTCATGTTTTCCTGGGTAGAGTTTTTATTATCCAATGCTTTAACAACAATCGACGTTAAACCCTTCGGTGGTATCATGACCCGTGTAGGAAGTGTAATGTCTGGGCATATACCACTTATTGCCGCGGCTGGGGTTCTGGGTGTTGTGCCAGGTACTATTATTGCGATCGCGCTGCGGCGCCATCTTGCACAGGGCTTTTCGTTGGGTCGCACAAACTAGCGAATACTACATCGTTTGAGTTGACCCTAAAAATGAAGACAGACCAGCCCTCTTTACCTGAGTGATTTTTGCGGTAGGCGGCCAAATCTATCTAAGCGGTCCCAAAAGCGGTCCCGATAAATGGTCCAACCAACTGGTATCGTTGCAATTATTCATAAAACTGGGTGGAAATGGCGCACTGGGGAGGTGGTTCTACTCCTAATACCTGCGCTGAGTTACTGCTAACATCCTGATATCATTAGATACAGCATACCTGAGTTCATCACAATAAGGCGTATTCTGGTCAGTAATTTGGTCAGTAATCGGCTGGGGGGCCAGTGCCATGGGGGTATACCGGGGTACTGTACTCAGCCATGACCTGAGATTGGGGTTCTAGAACAGTAAACTACTCAGAGCATATTACTCGCCTAGACCCTTGACTGTTTTACTGGCTTGGGAGTGTGGAGGCTTTGAGTACGGCTTTTTACCCCATGCTTCTGTGTGGTAACACGCTATTATATTTCAACTCTTCCTAGTAATGGTTGGTAGTGTCTTCTTAGTGTTGGTTAACTAGGAAGTCGTCTTCTTCGCTAGATAAAATCTCTCTAGTCGTTCTTTATATTGAGTAGTTCTATTATAGCTGATTAGCTGTGAAGACATAGCATCTAAGTAGTAGTCTCTGTCTAGGTGTTTGAAACTATGTATTTGCTTGTAAGATAGTCTATCCTGTTCAGCCTGTAGGTTTCTACCGACTACTTCAATAGTAGCTTCTTTCATAGTGTCTCTCAATAAATCAACATCATCTGATGCGATAATATAGCTGTCGTGTACTGTAAGTATTGCCTTACCTCTGGTGGTAAAATGGTTGATAATATACGCAGTGATTTGGCTATCTAAGTACATTAAGCGTATTCCTTGATCGGAACATAAGCTCTGTTCTAGATGTGGATTTCTTTGAACAAAACCATTCAGCAAAATCTCTAGTTCCTGATTAGTAAGCCGCTTTTCTATACTCCCTTTATCACGGCTATCTCTAAAAGCGGCATAAGCTGACTTGGAAGTTTTCGCATTAATCGCAGCTAGAATTAATGCTTTTACTGCCTTCCGCTGTGATGTTTTTGGTAGCTTTGGTAGCAGTTGAGACTTTAGATCATAGATGTCTCCAGAAACCTTAACCCCTGCTAAGGAGCTTAACATTGCTGCATGAAGTCCTTTGTAATCAACTTCTATAGTAGGTTCATCGTTGATATAAATTTGTCGCCTTAAATCTTCACTGATTTGCTGCCAAAACCCTCCGTAAAAACGACCGTTCATTTCCCATGAGCTTCTACTAAAAATGCGTCTCACAAATTTTTGAGTCTGATCAATTGGAATCTTCTGTCTGACTCCATTGGCTTCAGTTCTGAAAATATAAGGCTCTTCAAGCGTTGGAATATCGATAAACGTATCTTTCAGAAGCGCATTATATTGCTGAAGCTCCTGTCTAATCTGCCTAGTATTGTCATCATCTTCGTATTCAACCAGTACTCGTTTCTTTTTAGTTCTATTTCCAGATGATACGGTAATGAAATTTCCTTCTTGGTCGGTGTCGAAATCCGTTAGGATAATGCACTCCTGATTTTTGTTTAATTCGAGTTGGAAGCTTTCAATACTTATCTTCTTAAACAAAATACAAAGGGGGGCAGATGCTCGTATCCTTGAAGTGTGATTGAACTTCCCCGTCCCTTTTCGATCATAACTACCACCAAGTGTTTCTACTAATCGGTGATCAGATAAGATATCTACGACACTTCTTACTCTCGGAGAGATATAGAGAGCATTGTAGCGACTATTTACTTTGTATGCGTCATTGCCTCTAGCGAGTCCTATGCTGAGTTCTGGATCAACCTTCCAAGCTACATATAAATCTATCAAAACTATTTTAAGGTGGGTAAAACCATTCGCTCGGCCTTTATTATTGCTTTTACCTTCAATTCGCCGCCGCTCGTCATCGGAAAATGTTTCAAAAATTGAATGAACAAGTTCATTTATTTCGCCATGATCAGACCAACGGTGAACATCAAACGGTCTAGAGTGCCGAGGGTTTATTTGGCTTATTTCTTCCAGAATTAATCTCAATATTAAATAAGAACTTTCACTCAATAGCATAGCAAATATTAGTGAGAAACGCACCAAGAAAAGATTGCATGAGGTATTTTTAATTAATCTAATCAGATAGATAAATATAATAACTTAGGTAAAGCCTATTAACCTCAAATCCTCAAATCCTCAAACCTTCACCATTCACCTTCAACCACTCCTTGTGATCTCTATAATTCGGAATGACACTCTGAACGAGTTTCCAGTATTTAGGTCCGTGATTATGCTCTAACAAATGGCAGAGTTCGTGAGCAACGATGTAGTCCACAATCTGATGCGGAGCGATTATGATCCTCCAGTTATAGGTAACATCACCAGAAGACGAACAAGACCCCCAACGTGCCTTATATTCCTTCACATCAACTGAGTGCGGATTAACCCCCAGAATTGATGAGTATCTCTTTGTCTTCTCTTTCAGTTTCTCTAATGCTCTGGTCTGATACCACTCATGCAGAGATTGGCGTACAGACTGTTCTAAAGCACTGCCTGAGACACCTTCCGCTATAGGTACATTCAGATACCCATTCTTGAGTTTCACCTGCGCAGTAGCACCTCTGATGCATTTCAGGCGATAGTTGCGCCCCAAGTAAGTAAAGGACTCTCCGTTCACATATTCCTTAGGTTTTGGACGAATGGTTTCGATATGGATTTTCAGTTTCTGACGTACCCAAGCGGTTCGATTGTTGATTAAGTCTTCAATGCGTTGATCAGATAGAGTTTTGGGTACAACAACCTTTACGATGTCATCCTCAATCTCAATTGACGCTGACTTACTTCTCTCTGTTCGTATGATTTCTACTGGGAAATCAAAGTTCATTTGAACTTAACCTGAGCGAGTTCCATAAACCTATCGGTAACAGGTTTTACCAATGATGCATCATAGTGCTTCAAAATGGTGTGCTTGATCTTCTTCTTCACAGTCTTCTGCTCATCCCACTTCTTGAAAAAGTCTACGATCTGAGTTGCCTCATCAAGCATGGTTACCAGTGATTGCACAACTTCCTTGAGAGTTTCGTGTGAACTCTCATCAAGACTATCATCACCCTTCTTCTTCGTAATTTCCGCAAAGAGAATATTATAGAAGGAGAACTCTGTGTCGCTGAGACCTGTCTAGCCCCCTATACTCGCCCATTGAGTTTTGGTTTCTCTAATAAGGTTTCTGGGACGGGTGGGCGCATGTTTAATGCGTGATGAGGTCTGATCTGGTTGTATTGCCTGAGCCAAACATTGATAGCGACCTGGGCTTGCCGTGTGGTGTGGAACCATTCAGCGTTTAGCACTTCTTTTCGCAAGGTGCCGTTAAAGCGTTCGTTGTATCCATTTTCCCAAGGGCTGCCCGGATAGATTTGCATTGGTTTGATACCGATCCTCTTCAGCCAGTCCTGTAGATGCGTGGCAATGAACTCGGGTCCGTTGTCAGAGCGAATAAACTCTGGCTTACCATGTTTAATCAGCAGCGGGTG includes:
- a CDS encoding tyrosine-type recombinase/integrase, whose product is MTLDTALSDYAAYKAGEGVRDKDAALRIKKLRKDLKSSLGEHKLEKGSLAEITRADANAFRDHLLERMKPNSVLRNVAVVKAAVNYVITEHSLTIPNVFNGLKIKGAGASVEDRHPLSDEHITIATPCYQNDPLAWALFITLIDTGARLSEIVGLEVQDVDLQERSVTIRPNNIRGLKTKGSHRTLPLSHRAAETLQEHRKGKEDGEAIFPNYARPRGNDAASAMLMKRLRTVITDKKLTMHSLRHRMKDKLRNTGCPEAISMAILGHGSNTVAANYGSGYALDVMREHMQKVW
- a CDS encoding sugar ABC transporter permease → MQNSGGLRSAFPFLLPALVSLFLVGLVPLAVVFFYSLHDTFGGNMFFWVGGQWFYRVISSQEFYAALLRSFSFSVLILSIQIPLGIYIALKMPRSGTLVAAALILLTIPMLTPKIVVGYLWKVMVQPENGLITQAFAEVGVMLDMNNVFWTWTILILMDLWHWTGLVVLLCYARLRTIPDAQYQAASIDGASRWSVFRNIELPKMRLVLAIAFLLRFMDSFTMYTEAYVVTRGGPGVSTVFLSHELVQTGLIQFDLGEAGAMAVIYFVIVVLISALFYRIILPSPLKNAGK
- a CDS encoding carbohydrate ABC transporter permease; this encodes MTTRFSLAPASFFFLVLVPIYWMIAVSLQKPDSLAGSIQLVPADPTFSNFLFILTEPDWYWGYINALTYVSLNVAISVCVAIPAAYAFSRFRFVGHGLLFFSLLMFRMMVPAILLVPFVQIFSALNMIDTYLAVALAHCFFSVPIAIWILEGFISAIPVEVDESAKVDGFSTFRFFRHILLPMIAPGVATAAFFCFMFSWVEFLLSNALTTIDVKPFGGIMTRVGSVMSGHIPLIAAAGVLGVVPGTIIAIALRRHLAQGFSLGRTN
- a CDS encoding SprT family zinc-dependent metalloprotease; the encoded protein is MNFDFPVEIIRTERSKSASIEIEDDIVKVVVPKTLSDQRIEDLINNRTAWVRQKLKIHIETIRPKPKEYVNGESFTYLGRNYRLKCIRGATAQVKLKNGYLNVPIAEGVSGSALEQSVRQSLHEWYQTRALEKLKEKTKRYSSILGVNPHSVDVKEYKARWGSCSSSGDVTYNWRIIIAPHQIVDYIVAHELCHLLEHNHGPKYWKLVQSVIPNYRDHKEWLKVNGEGLRI